The region CGCAAAATGGGATACTTTTGCTCCTAAAAAAAGCATTGCTGAGGCATTAGGACAAGAAGCAACACAGGCGCCGCACCCAACACAAGCGGCTGCGTCAAAAGCTTCTTCTGCGGTATCCATTGGAACAGGAATATTATTTGCGTCAGGAGCTGAACCAGTATTAACTGAAATATAGCCTCCAGCCTGAATTATTTGGTCTAATGCACTTCTATCAACTACAAGATCTTTTATAACTTTGAAAGCTCTTGATCTCCATGGCTCAATTACAATAACATCTCCATCGGAAAAATGACGCATATGAAGTTGACATAAAGTAGTTCCCTTTTGATGCCCGTGAGCTCTGCCGTTTACAACAGCTCCGCACATTCCGCAAATACCTTCTCTGCAATCATTATCAAATGCTATAGGCTCTTTAGATTCAAGAATAAGTTTCTCATTAATCATATCAAGCATTTCTAAAAAAGATATATCAGTTGAAATTTGTTTAGCTTCATAGGTTTCTATTTTCCCTCTATCTTTATCTCCGTTCTGCCGCCATACTTTTAAAGTTAAATTAATATGTTTAGCCATTATTTGTAACTCCTTTGGGATAATTTTACATTTTCAAACTTAAGTGATTCTTTATGAAATTCTGGTTCTTTATCTTTTCCTTTATACTCCCATGCAGAAACATGGCAAAAATTTTCATCGTCACGTTTTGCTTCGTTTTCGTCAGTCTGGAAAGCTTCGTTAAAATGGCCTCCACATGATTCTTGACGGGCAAGAGCATCCATAAGCATAATTTCTGCAAATTCTAAATAATCAGCAACTCGTCCAGCTTTTTCAAGAGCTTGATTAAAATTATCTGACGACCCTGGAACTTTTAAATTTTTCCAAAACTCTTCTCTAAGGTTTTGTACCATTATTCTTGCTTTAGTTAGACCATCGTTACTTCTTGACATTCCGCAGTATTCCCACATTATTTGCCCAAGGCTTCTATGAAAGTCATGTGGAGTTCGTTTTCCATTTATTTTTAAAAGATTAGAAACTTGTTCATTAACGTAAGATTTAGAATCTTTAAAAGCTTGATCATCAAGACTTATATCGTTAAATTTTGTTCCGGCAAGATAGCCTCCAATTGTATATGGAATTACAAAATAACCGTCAGCAAGTCCTTGCATTAAAGCGCTTGCACCTAAACGATTAGCGCCATGATCAGAGAAATTAGCTTCGCCTAAAACAAACAAACCTTGAACTGTGCTCATAAGGTTATAATCAACCCAAAGACCGCCCATTGTATAATGAACTGCTGGATAGATTCTCATTGGTGTTTTTCTGGGACTTTCTCCTGTTATTTTTTCATACATATCAAAAAGATTGCCGTATTTTCTGTCGATTGTGGTGATTCCGTCTTTTTTTATTGCATCCGCGAAATCAAGATAGACTGATATTCCTGTTTCTCCGACACCTTTTCCCATATCACATTGTTCTTTTACATTTCTTGAAGCTACATCTCGAGGAACAAGGTTTCCGAAACTTGGATATTTTCTTTCTAAAAAATAATCTCTTTCTGATTCAGGTATTTGTAATGGGTCTCTTTTATCTCCTTTTTCTTTTGGAACCCAAACTCTTCCGTCATTTCTCAAGCTTTCACTCATAAGAGTAAGTTTTGATTGATCAGTTCCATGCACAGGAATACAGGTAGGATGAATTTGTGTAAAACAAGGATTAGCAAAAAAAGCTCCGCGTTTATAAGCCCTATATGAGGCTGTAACATTTGAACCTACAGC is a window of Desulfobacterales bacterium DNA encoding:
- a CDS encoding fumarate reductase/succinate dehydrogenase flavoprotein subunit → MTLDSKIPEGPISEKWDKHRFELKLINPANKKKFNIIVVGTGLAGASASASLGELGYNVMSFCIQDSPRRAHSIAAQGGINAAKNYANDGDSIQRLFYDTVKGGDFRAREGNVYRLAQLSGNIIDQCVAQGVPFARDYAGYLENRSFGGAQVSRTFYARGQTGQQLLIGAYSSLMKQVAEGRVKIFPRREMLDVVIIEGKARGIITRNLITGEIESYAAHAVVLATGGYGNIFYLSTNAVGSNVTASYRAYKRGAFFANPCFTQIHPTCIPVHGTDQSKLTLMSESLRNDGRVWVPKEKGDKRDPLQIPESERDYFLERKYPSFGNLVPRDVASRNVKEQCDMGKGVGETGISVYLDFADAIKKDGITTIDRKYGNLFDMYEKITGESPRKTPMRIYPAVHYTMGGLWVDYNLMSTVQGLFVLGEANFSDHGANRLGASALMQGLADGYFVIPYTIGGYLAGTKFNDISLDDQAFKDSKSYVNEQVSNLLKINGKRTPHDFHRSLGQIMWEYCGMSRSNDGLTKARIMVQNLREEFWKNLKVPGSSDNFNQALEKAGRVADYLEFAEIMLMDALARQESCGGHFNEAFQTDENEAKRDDENFCHVSAWEYKGKDKEPEFHKESLKFENVKLSQRSYK
- a CDS encoding succinate dehydrogenase/fumarate reductase iron-sulfur subunit translates to MAKHINLTLKVWRQNGDKDRGKIETYEAKQISTDISFLEMLDMINEKLILESKEPIAFDNDCREGICGMCGAVVNGRAHGHQKGTTLCQLHMRHFSDGDVIVIEPWRSRAFKVIKDLVVDRSALDQIIQAGGYISVNTGSAPDANNIPVPMDTAEEAFDAAACVGCGACVASCPNASAMLFLGAKVSHFALLPQGQPEAKKRVKEMLAKMAELGFGNCTNEKECEAECPKEISISHIARLNREFIKSAIF